A region from the Rosa rugosa chromosome 6, drRosRugo1.1, whole genome shotgun sequence genome encodes:
- the LOC133717869 gene encoding homeobox-leucine zipper protein HDG1-like — protein MNFGGLISNSGGVGGSRVVAEIDPHSSGGAIAQPHFIPNSMQTSSALSLSIVQKNMDGHNELDLIAESFDPGIIGRLREEEFDQSRSGSDHFDGASGDDQDPVDEDDRPRRKKKYHRHTPSQIQELESFFKECPHPDEKQRLDLSRRLGLETKQVKFWFQNRRTQMKTQLERHENIILRQENDKLRAENGVMKEAMSNPICHNCGGPAIPGQISFDEHQLRIENARLNDELSRICTLAQKFLGRPISNLATPRSLPSSTAGLDLAMGINGMGCLNAGGSNQLSMGFELGDGVGSSSPVMPLMKPVMGMPNELQHVTDRHVYLELAGEAMDELVRMVQADTPLWMKSSDGGSETLNVELYRTFSCISTRQSGLMTDASRDSCMVIINSLALVETMMDANRWTDMFPTLVARASTIGMISSGPNGTRNGTIQMMHAELQMLSPLVPVRPLKFLRFSKQHAEGVWAVVDVSVDIQQDASSANCRRLPSGFIVQDMPNGYSKVTWIEHSEYNESGIHQLLQPLLRSGIGFGAQRWLATLQRECESLTFLMSSTNPNEVPRGLSMNSKKSMLRLAQRMMQSFCSGVCGSSVRQWDKLCIDNVTDNVRVMVRQSLEVGEPSGFVLSAATSVWMPVSRSRLFDFLRDWQLRGQWDILVSCRPLQAMAQIDKDHGGGNSVSLFSAKGLDANNNNNMLMFQETRTDASGSIVVYAPITSTSSDIMRDVVYEGGDSTYVELLPSGFAILPCVTSDHVKGEGNGSDDGGCLLTVGFQIVCDGGQPTSKLTMHSVKTIIDLISSTIQKIKSALQINDGP, from the exons atgaattttggaggTTTGATCAGTAATAGTGGAGGTGTTGGGGGTTCAAGAGTTGTGGCtgagattgatccacacagcagTGGTGGCGCCATTGCTCAACCACACTTTATTCCCAATTCAATGCAGACTTCCTCTGCCCTCTCTCTTTCAATA gtGCAGAAAAACATGGATGGGCACAATGAACTTGACCTGATTGCTGAGAGTTTCGACCCAGGAATTATTGGGAGGCTGAGGGAAGAGGAGTTTGACCAGAGCCGGTCAGGCAGTGACCATTTTGATGGGGCATCGGGTGATGATCAAGACCCTGTCGACGAGGATGATCGGCCacggaggaagaagaagtaTCATCGTCATACCCCCAGCCAAATCCAAGAACTGGAATC TTTCTTTAAGGAATGCCCACATCCTGATGAAAAGCAAAGGTTGGACCTCAGCAGGAGGCTTGGCTTGGAGACTAAGCAAGTCAAGTTTTGGTTCCAGAATAGAAGAACTCAAATGAAG ACTCAATTGGAGCGCCATGAGAATATAATTCTTAGGCAAGAGAATGACAAGCTCCGAGCTGAGAATGGTGTGATGAAGGAAGCTATGTCAAATCCAATATGCCACAACTGTGGAGGCCCTGCCATTCCTGGCCAAATTTCATTTGATGAACACCAACTGAGGATTGAGAATGCTCGACTGAATGATGAACTGAGTCGAATTTGTACTTTGGCGCAAAAGTTCTTGGGCAGGCCCATTTCAAACTTGGCCACTCCCCGCTCTCTTCCAAGCTCAACTGCTGGTCTGGACCTGGCAATGGGAATAAATGGGATGGGTTGTTTGAACGCTGGAGGCAGCAATCAGTTGTCGATGGGGTTCGAGTTGGGAGATGGTGTTGGAAGCTCGTCGCCTGTGATGCCTCTAATGAAACCGGTTATGGGAATGCCAAATGAATTGCAGCATGTGACTGATAGACATGTTTACCTGGAGCTTGCAGGGGAAGCTATGGATGAATTGGTTAGGATGGTTCAAGCAGATACCCCTTTGTGGATGAAAAGTTCAGATGGTGGAAGCGAAACATTGAACGTGGAGCTGTACAGGACATTTTCTTGTATCAGTACCAGGCAAAGTGGCTTGATGACTGATGCTTCAAGGGATTCTTGTATGGTGATCATAAACAGCTTGGCTCTTGTAGAGACTATGATGGATGCG AATCGATGGACAGATATGTTCCCTACTTTGGTTGCTAGAGCCTCCACCATTGGGATGATTTCCAGCGGCCCAAACGGAACCAGAAATGGTACTATTCAAATG ATGCATGCCGAGCTTCAAATGCTTTCGCCATTGGTTCCAGTCCGTCCTCTGAAGTTCCTCCGCTTTTCCAAGCAGCATGCAGAGGGTGTGTGGGCTGTCGTCGATGTTTCCGTTGACATCCAGCAAGATGCTTCCAGTGCGAACTGCCGGAGGCTTCCTTCTGGCTTCATTGTGCAAGACATGCCCAATGGTTACTCCAAG GTGACTTGGATAGAACATTCAGAATATAATGAGAGTGGCATTCACCAGCTGTTACAGCCATTACTACGTTCTGGTATTGGCTTTGGTGCACAGAGGTGGCTTGCTACTCTCCAGAGGGAATGCGAGTCCCTGACTTTCCTCATGTCCTCTACCAATCCTAATGAAGTTCCTAGAG GGTTAAGTATGAATTCAAAGAAAAGCATGCTAAGGTTGGCACAGCGTATGATGCAAAGCTTTTGTTCTGGGGTTTGTGGCTCATCAGTGCGCCAGTGGGACAAACTCTGTATTGATAATGTTACTGACAACGTGAGGGTTATGGTGCGTCAGAGTTTGGAGGTCGGTGAGCCATCTGGCTTCGTGTTGAGTGCTGCAACATCTGTTTGGATGCCGGTATCAAGGTCAAGGCTGTTTGATTTCTTGCGAGACTGGCAATTAAGGGGGCAGTGGGACATTTTGGTCAGCTGTCGTCCACTGCAAGCCATGGCTCAGATTGACAAGGATCACGGAGGTGGCAACAGTGTTTCTCTCTTTAGTGCCAAG GGTCTTGATGCAAATAACAATAATAACATGCTGATGTTCCAAGAGACTAGGACGGACGCTTCAGGGTCAATAGTTGTGTATGCACCGATCACTTCAACAAGTTCAGATATCATGAGGGATGTCGTGTACGAGGGTGGAGATTCTACTTATGTAGAACTCTTACCATCAGGATTTGCAATCCTTCCTTGTGTTACTTCTGACCATGTCAAAGGAGAAGGAAACGGCTCTGATGACGGGGGATGTCTGCTGACAGTTGGATTCCAAATTGTGTGTGATGGTGGCCAACCAACATCCAAGCTCACTATGCACTCGGTTAAGACTATTATTGATCTCATCTCCTCCACCATTCAGAAGATCAAAAGTGCCCTTCAAATAAATGATGGCCCTTGA
- the LOC133717858 gene encoding large ribosomal subunit protein eL24-like gives MVLKTELCRFSGAKIYPGRGIRFVRADSQVFLFANSKNKRYFHNRLKPAKLAWTAMYRKQHKKDISQETIKKRRRTTKKPYSRSIVGATLEVIQKRRSEKPEVRDAAREAALREIKERIKKTKDEKRAKKAEVMARSTKNQSKGNLPKGGAANKGPKGAGGAKGKR, from the exons ATGGTTCTCAA GACTGAACTATGCCGCTTCAGTGGAGCTAAGATCTACCCAGGTAGGGGCATCCGATTTGTTCGTGCTGATTCTCAG GTGTTCCTGTTTGCAAACTCAAAGAACAAGAGGTACTTCCACAACAGACTGAAGCCAGCTAAACTTGCTTGGACAGCCATGTACAGAAAGCAACACAAGAAG GACATTTCTCAAGAAACTATTAAGAAGAGGCGTCGCACCACGAAAAAGCCTTACTCTCGATCCATCGTGGGTGCTACTTTGGAGGTCATACAGAAGAGAAGAAGTGAAAAACCTGAAGTTCGAGATGCTGCAAGAGAGGCTGCTCTTCG TGAAATTAAGGAGAGGATCAAGAAAACCAAGGATGAAAAGAGGGCGAAGAAGGCCGAAGTAATGGCCAGGTCAACAAAGAATCAAAGCAAGGGTAACTTGCCAAAGGGTGGTGCTGCAAATAAGGGCCCCAAGGGCGCTGGAGGAGCTAAGGGCAAGCGATAA